The region cTTTTTGATCAGCaaactaaaaaattttaactttttttaaataaaaaacacttTTGGTTGGCAAATTACTTTTTAATCTTCCATTTTTAAACACACGTAGTATCCCAATTCCTTCTCCATTTTCTCTTTCAAAGTTTATTCTCTGGTTCTTCTCTTTAACTTTCTTCAATTATTCAATTGTCTTCAAGGTTTTTacttctctctctttctttctacTCCCTTAATTTCATCTTCTCATTTTAactctccatttaattttttcgttttttttctcAGGTTAAGCAATGGCATACCAAAGTACTACGAACTCAACAGGTGCATTTCAAAATGGCTGGGGTAGGTAACTGGCACAAGAGCACATGAACCAATATTGGCACATAATATGAAAGCAATGGCATGTGTCTGATATTCGTTCTCCAGTAAAATATGCAGCATTTACTTGTGATAAATTGCTCCCTTGGTTCAAGCCTATTAACATTTTTACCATATTAGCCTATCAATTTTGAGTTGTACATTACCTGATCAGGCACGAAGATCCAACATGTATTCCTCTCCACAGGCACATTTAATCACGTGAGAAATCCCCTGTAAAACAAGGACGCACCTATTAATAATCTTGCTAGGAAAAGAACTGGCCTAAGAGACTTTTAAGATGGCGGAATCATCGAATTATCTCGTGCAAGCGAACCAGAAACATTCAACCATCTGAATTACCCCATCCGAAGGCCGCTTCATGAAACAGAAAGCATAATCTAAAACCATATATCTACCTTTATTCGTTCAAGGTGGTCCTGCAGTGAGCAAAGATACTCAGTTTCTCCGTCTTTATCTGATAGAAGTGCTTTGTATTCTTCTTCAAGTGCCATTACACTTATTTCCAGCAGCTCCGGCTATAGTTACAAACAAAATTTGTAACGAAACAAAGAAAACTGTAACAGATACATAAATTGTACATAAAAGTAGCAAGTATGCAACCATTTCACATCATATACTATTTGGTATGcaactcaatcaaacatttgCAAGGATTATGAATGACAGTTCTCTAATGGCATACTTGTATAACTTTCATGCTTGTAAACAAGCTCACAGTTGTATGAAAGAATTTCAGCAAGCAATTCACCTTAAAATGGTTTGATCCGCGCTTTGCTTGCTCAATAGACTCCTTAATCTGAAAAAAAGGAAAACCatgaaagaattttaaaaatatggaaAACAATCTCCTGAAATATTTACAATCAGAATTCTAAAAATAAGGAAGCTAAAACTAAGCTTCGGTTGTAAATATAGAAAGCAATCCACTTTGTATTTTGGACAAATGGATAAAACCGCTTCCATCCAAatgaaataacttaaaaatataattgaGTCATATTAGTAAAAGGAATTATGTATTTATGTAGCATTCgtgtatttttatatatcataataaagTTTAAGgtcttatatatttatataaactttgatatgttaataattcgtgttatataaattttgatacattTATACATTTGTATTGATGCTATTTTTTGCATCGTGTCAGTCCTCTTGAATTTATCTACTAACCTTTTCATTATCTCTCATGAGTGTGGCTTTCATTTGTTCAATCCCATCTAGCTTGGCTTTCTCCAAGTCCAACTTGACAATCAGGTCATTCCCTTCATTATTCTGTTATTAAAAGGAATCATTAGATATAGctagggataaatatcaaatatatataatttttaatatgcaatttgatatataattttatttttggtacaaCTATACACATGAAATTTAAattatagtttatatgtatacATTTAAAGAACTGaatacatgtatttatttttatattggattaatataattgtttctcAATGCAATATATCAACCTAAAATGGTGTTAATTCGATAATGTTGTTAATAATTtgagaaaattaaatcaaatcaaaattttatgtataaaatcacACAAAACTAAATTTCATGTACGACattatacgttagatcaaagttAATGTATAGTTTATCGCAAATAACTAACCCCTCAAATCTTTTTCAGTCATTGGCGCAAGGGTTTTTACCTCATTGTCCGTGATCAAACAGTTTCCAACACTAATGTTACCTGCAAGATTAACCCAAAACAGTATGAAATAATTGACATAGTTATAAGGATCAATTTCGCGAATCACCAAAATTTGTTGTAGAACATGGCAGTTGAGTAAAAATAAATGCTTAGGATCAACTTTCAAGCATAACCCGCATAAACAGTTCGAAAAATTCCTCAAACAATAAATTGAGATAAGTCTTGAAGCCAAACCTTCAGATTCAGTCATTTTCTCGTCAAGTTTATTGTTGACCTGCAGGAgcttattattaaaatttatgaataataaaaaaaataatctatTTACAATAATTAGAAGCTACCCAAACACTCAGATAAGCAAAAACATGTCATGAACTTATTAACCATTACAGATTGATTTATAACTAGGGTAATCCTTGAATATTTATCTGCATAAGggctctctctctcttttccataCTCAAGCAAAATCATGAATTAACCAGATCAGctcgaaaaatatatttaaactaaTTTCACGTGGATCTCCCAGCAAACAGGAACTTAACTTTTACatgaattttcatattaaaaatcTGCATTcaaatattatatgttatatgcatgCTTATTGCTAAAGGGACATCAGTTTATTACTATGCCAAAGACCAAAAATCATACAAATTGTACGAAACCTTAGAAACCAATCTGTGTTGTCAAGAATTACTATATAACGTACCATGTTATGTTACTTATTCAATCAAGTCGGACTcaccaacattagccaaaaacttaaaaaatttgtATAAGATGAAAGAGAGATGAGTATACTAGCTCTGTACTACAAGAATTTATTCTTATTCCTAAACAAAGGAAAGCATAGAAGATGTCGTAATGTACCAAATCATGCTCTTCCATTTGTCTTCTATGTTTCTGGGATTTGACCCAGTCCTACGCACATATGAAGAGGATATCACCAACTGCATGCTGAAGAGCTGAATGCAAAACTCAGAAACCTAGAAGTGGATTCTGGAACTCAAAAGTCAAACCTGTTGTTGCTGCAATTTGTAAGAAAGATCCTCGACCACCTTGGAGTAGTAAGCCCTGTTATCAGGATAAAGGAGATGGGGATTCATCACATAAAGCATGGAAGATAAATAAATCAAGCATATGAAAGAATGTGAGTATAAGTAATTGACAAGGTTCAGCctaaaatcattaaatcaaacaTATAAAAGACTGTAACATTAAACCAAGAACTGCAGCCATCCATCAGAACTACATGGTCCACTGACATTAATATGAGTCAAGCAACGTCCTCAAATCCATAGCAAAAATAGAACCAAGTATTGTGAGTTCCATCATTGTGAAGGACTCAAGGCCTCATATGTTGATCAACATGTCAATATATGTGGCATTTCtccagaaaaatgatcaagaaacCCACAATTTAAACATAGATAGCACGCTGACAAACAAGCTACACATCATCTTGGAGTTTAAGACAGTTTTCACAGTCACAATATGAAACAGTGTAGATTAAATTGTTATAAGCTCACTTGAATTACCTCTTTTCTATTAGTTTGGAAGTTAAACTGATTTTTTCATGTTGAATAAGCTCCAGTGTCTGTATGCAAGTCAGAGACTAAAATGATAAGCGAAATGCTGGTAAAAAACATAATGGCAATAGGATACCTCATCTCAGTTGCAGAAATAAATGTGAACATTTCAAATATGTAGCCAACATACGCATTTGGGGTAAAAAGTTAAAGTTTGACATGCATATTGTTCTGGTCAGATTAGAGTTGTATTTAAAGTTCTGAGTTTGAGCCTGCTATTCAGTAAAAAATTAGAACAGTAATCTCATTGGACCAGCATCTTACATTATGGCTATTCTCAAATTAGTTGCATAAAGGTTTCCTTTCCTTCTTTGTTTAAAAGtagaaacatatatatacacacagtAGAGATTCTCAGTCAGACATAGGCATAACAACGGGTTGAATATAAACTTTTACAATATCTACATCTGTATCTGCTTAATCGTTTTAGAAGCCATATCTATTTATATTCACATTAACTACAGGTTGAATATCCGTAAATATTTGAATCCGCATTATCATTGCTATTCCTATATAGACTgattttttgggtttattatatATAGCTTCTATTCTGGCTATGAGTTTTGCTTTCTTGTTCTTAGCAAAGTTCAAAACTGATGATCATATGAGAAGTCACTCATACAATTAAAGAGTGAGATAGAGAAATAACCTGGGCAAGTGTGGTTGAATCAGAGTCTAGAGCGGCTATTTTTCTCTGTTTCTCAATTATCAGCGAACATAATTGGCCCTTTGCTGTCAGCATCTTCTCGATATCTTCCATAAGTTGTTGTTTCATAGATTTTGCTGCAAATAGCAGAAAATACGGTAAGGTTTGAGATTAACAGAATGAAACAACTGATTCAATACAAAACATTGGATTATTTGTATTCAAAAGTAGAGAAAATGAGATGTATAATCCTTAAAAGCAAATATATTCAAAAACACTATACCTATCATTTCCCtgctattttcttttccttttttaatatACACACAAGAAAAGTAATTCAGTAGAGGAAAAATAAATAAGCTGTACACTCTTTCATACACAATTAATATCTAAACAAATCACTATTAAACTTGGCAATATAATTATACTCCTGCGCCTATAAAGTCATTGATCAAGAATACTGTGGTTATCAATATAAATCTAACTACTGGAACGTTCTAACATagaacaaataattaaatattttaatttacttaaaattcgATTCATATTGTATTCTTGTATATGATCCAAGTAAAAGATTATAAAGATcagagtaaatatatataaatgtatgaaaattacaaaaaatgtaCAGTTTTCCGCGCGAGCACgcgcatacatacatacatacatacatacatacatacatacatgaaaAGGAAACGAAAGCACAGTCAAGTTATTCTATATTCCCGCCGAATCGATtagcaaaataaggagaaaagaAGAACAAGAACAGGAAGAAAGTACCAGAAAGGATA is a window of Gossypium hirsutum isolate 1008001.06 chromosome D08, Gossypium_hirsutum_v2.1, whole genome shotgun sequence DNA encoding:
- the LOC107909127 gene encoding uncharacterized protein, translating into MEEYLQYMKTLRSQINDVEDQAANVSAEEQIHFTTIQTLQNDILSAKSMKQQLMEDIEKMLTAKGQLCSLIIEKQRKIAALDSDSTTLAQTLELIQHEKISLTSKLIEKRAYYSKVVEDLSYKLQQQQDWVKSQKHRRQMEEHDLVNNKLDEKMTESEGNISVGNCLITDNENNEGNDLIVKLDLEKAKLDGIEQMKATLMRDNEKIKESIEQAKRGSNHFKPELLEISVMALEEEYKALLSDKDGETEYLCSLQDHLERIKGISHVIKCACGEEYMLDLRA